TCATAGCGTTCGTGGTCTGCTTATACAGCTGGGCGCTGGCGCTGATCGAGTCAATGGTGTATGCCGCCTTGTCTTTGGCGGCGGCCAGCTCCTGCTTCAGCTGTTCGGTCTCCTGCACCGGGCCGGGAACAGCAGCGAACGGTTCGGTGTTCAGTGTCAGCTGAAGCGGCGGCTGGTACAGCCACAGACAGAGCAGCAGTCCGAACAATGGAGCGGTCAGGAGCATGAAGAACCGGTTCACTCTTTTGACAGGCGTCATCATTTCAGCAGATCCATCTCTTTCTTGAGCGTATCAAGCTGCTTCTTGACCTCGCTTAATTGCGTGTACAGCTTGTTGCTGTTATCCGTCTTGTTGCTGGCATTATCTTTGGTGAAGGTCAGGAGCTCGTTGAAGGTCTGGACAGTGCTCTGCAGCTCCTTCACCTGCTCGGTCAGGACGGCAATTCTGGATTCGTAATCGGTCTTCAAAACGGCAAGCTGCTGCTGGCTTTGAGATCCAAGCTCGCTCAGCACCTGATCCTTCAGATGGTTAGTGTAGCTGTACACGGCATAAACGCCGGCTGCGATCATCAAAACCCAGAACAGTAAAAACCATTTTACGGAAGAACCGCTTCTCTCTGTGGTTCGCCGAGAGTGTACCCGGGTCGATTCCGCTAGCGGTTGCATTTCATCACCTCATACCATATTTTTTCAAGTCCCCATTCTATCAGACTTTTGGTATTTTCGCAAAAGTGAAAGAGCAGGAGGTGAAACGACAAAAAGTAATTGCATCCGGTTAATCTACTGCGATACAATTTCTATAGATTGGAATATCTGAGGGACGTATTCAAGGTAAAAGAAGGAAGATTGGATTTGACAGCATAGATCCTTGCTTGCGTGTTGACAGGAAACGCTGATAGCGCTCTCCATTCTGGTAAATTATATAGATAGCAGGAGGTCTTGGCAGGAATGATGAAGGTCTGGCGGGTGGTCATTGTGGGGTGTCATCCCACAAGCATGTTAGGAACCAAACTTATACTTGAGGATGAGGAGGAGCTTGCGGTAGACGGAATGTACGCCACCTGGGGAGAATGCCTCCCGGTGGTTGAGGAGTTGAAGCCGGATTTGGTGCTCAGTGATTACCAGATGCCTGAAGGAACGGTGGAGCAGGTGCTGCCGGAGCTCAAAAAAGGCTCGCCAAACTCCCATGTCATTATTATGACGGAGGAGAACGACAAGGATATTTTTCAGCCTCTGATTGAGCTTGGAGCGAGCGGGGTATTGTCGAAGGGAGCCACCCCGGGACAGCTCCTGCAGATGATTAACGGAATCCGTGAAGGTTTCCTCTCCATTCCGCTGGAATGGATCGAGAAGGGCTTCCGGCCGGTCACCTCCTCCAGAGGACTGGAGGGCGTAATGCAGCTGACACAGACTGAGATGTTCATCATGGAACGCATTGTGCAAGGAATTACATACGATAAAATCGCACTGGAGATTCAAGTAAGCCGCCGCTCGATAGACAACTATCTGCGCAAGATTTATGTGAAGCTGGATGTCTCGACCCGGGCGCAGGCCATTGAGAAATTTGCACTGTTCTCCAGGCAGAACAAGCCAATCTACGCATAATCTCTGGATTACGACATAATAGAGTCAGGACCGGAATATTCTTAAACCAGATAAAAGGGGGGAAGCGTATGAAGTATGAGTTCTCTTCGCGCGCACATACATTGTTATCTTCACCGCTGCTTAGCATCCGTAAGCAGACAAGGAAGGGTACGCTGATCTCGCTGGCAGAGGAGCTTCCGGCGGAGGAGCTGTTCCCGCTGCCGCTGTTATCTGAAGCAGCATCTACCGTCATCTCGGAGGATGCAGGGGCTCTCCAGTACGGGGAGCCTGAAGGATACGGCCCGCTGCGGGAATGGCTCACCGGAGACTGGCTGAAGAGCAAAGGTGTGGCGGTGCCCGAAGGCGGGGTGCTGCTGACAACAGGAAGCCAGCAGGCGATTGACTTGCTCTGCCGGGTATATATTGATCCGGGAGACCATGTGCTGGTGGAGAATCCGACCTCACCGGGGATTCTGCAGGCCCTGCGGATGCAGGGGGCCGTTATTATTCCGGTGCAGGGAGACCAGGAGGGGCTGCTGCCGGAGCATCTGCGCAGCATGATCCGCCAGTACCGGCCCAAGATGCTGTTCACCGCCCCTAGCTTCACCAACCCGAGCGGCGTGCTCTGGAGTCTCGCCCGGCGGCAGGAGATTCTGCAGCTGTGCATCTCGCACAATGTATTAATCGTTGAAGATGATTCATACGGGGACCTGCACTTCAGCCGCTACGATAAACACCCTTCGGTGAAATATCCCACCCTGTACGCTATGGAGAATGTCAGTGAAGGCGGACATGTGTTATACATCGGCTCCTTCAGCAAGACCGTCGCGCCTGCGCTGCGGACGGGCTGGGCGGCGGGAAGCCGGGAGCTGGTCGGCATGATGGCGGCTGCCAAGCAGATGGCGGACTGGCAGTCCAGCTCGCTGAACCAGCGGCTGCTGCATCATCTGCTGAGTGTCTCGGCGTTCGATCTGCGGGAGCATATCGCCCTGCTCAACCGCGAATACCATACCCGCCTGAAGCTGATGGCGGAGCTGCTCAAGCGGCCAGCCTGGAAGAGCAGCGTATACGATATGCCGGCAGGCGGCATGTTCCTCTGGGTATCGCTGCCGGAGGGCCTTGACGCCATGGCTCTGCTGCGCGCCTCCCTGGTGAAGGGGGTCGCCTTCCTGCCCGGCCCGCTCTGCTCGGTGAGCGGCGGCTCCGGCCGCATCCGGCTCAACTTCAGCCACCCCGGCCGGGATGAGCTGCTGCTCGGGATGAATC
This region of Paenibacillus sp. FSL K6-1096 genomic DNA includes:
- a CDS encoding response regulator transcription factor, producing the protein MMKVWRVVIVGCHPTSMLGTKLILEDEEELAVDGMYATWGECLPVVEELKPDLVLSDYQMPEGTVEQVLPELKKGSPNSHVIIMTEENDKDIFQPLIELGASGVLSKGATPGQLLQMINGIREGFLSIPLEWIEKGFRPVTSSRGLEGVMQLTQTEMFIMERIVQGITYDKIALEIQVSRRSIDNYLRKIYVKLDVSTRAQAIEKFALFSRQNKPIYA
- a CDS encoding PLP-dependent aminotransferase family protein, which gives rise to MKYEFSSRAHTLLSSPLLSIRKQTRKGTLISLAEELPAEELFPLPLLSEAASTVISEDAGALQYGEPEGYGPLREWLTGDWLKSKGVAVPEGGVLLTTGSQQAIDLLCRVYIDPGDHVLVENPTSPGILQALRMQGAVIIPVQGDQEGLLPEHLRSMIRQYRPKMLFTAPSFTNPSGVLWSLARRQEILQLCISHNVLIVEDDSYGDLHFSRYDKHPSVKYPTLYAMENVSEGGHVLYIGSFSKTVAPALRTGWAAGSRELVGMMAAAKQMADWQSSSLNQRLLHHLLSVSAFDLREHIALLNREYHTRLKLMAELLKRPAWKSSVYDMPAGGMFLWVSLPEGLDAMALLRASLVKGVAFLPGPLCSVSGGSGRIRLNFSHPGRDELLLGMNLMSEAVTEFTARS